Genomic window (bacterium):
CGCGCGCCGAGGGCCGGATGTCGAGCTGCTCGGAGACGACGACCGTTCCCTCGACCCGCCCCTCGATGCACGCCGATTCCGCCGTGACCGCGCCGCGCACGAGCCCGCCGGCGAGGACCCGCACCAGCGCCCCGCTGGTGACCGGGCCGTCCACCTCTCCGGCGACGACGACGGTCCCCGGCGAGTCGATCGCGCCGTGGAAGTGCAGCCGCGGGCCGACGACGGTCACGTCGTCCCCCCACGTTCGGGCGCCTTGATAGCGGTCGAGCAGCCGTTGCGGACGCATCGCCGCAGAGGATAACCCGACCGGCCCCGCCCCGTCCCCGCCGCGCCCGCGCCCCCGCCGCGCCGGAATTTCCGCCCCCGACGTGCGCGCCGCCGCGAACCGCGATACAATCCGCGCCGCTTTGCCGAAGAGAGTAAGAAGGGCCAGAGTAGCTCAGTGGCAGAGCAGCTGATTCGTAATCAGCAGGTCGCGAGTTCGACCCTCGCCTCTGGCTCCAGTCACTCCATCGGCATCGACGACGAGCCGGCCTCCGCCGGCTCTTTTCGTGTCCGGCGCCGCAAGCGGGTCCCGCGGCGCGGAGGATGGCGGATGACGACCTCCGGTTCCCGAGACGCCGCGGACGTCCTCACCGGGCTGCTGCGAAAGAAGTTCCGCCGCGAAGACCTGACCGTGCTGAAGATCATCCCCAACGCGGAGGGACAGGTCGTCCTCGTGGTCCAGTTCGGCGACCGTCCGGAGCGGGTCGCCAAGTCCCCCGCCCTGACGCTGCTCGCGGACGTCGAGAACGGCGCGGTCTACGGCGGACGCCCGGGAGACATCCTGCCGATGGTCGCCGCCGCGTTGACGCAGCCGGACCTGCAGGCGATGGAGCGCGTCGCCCGCGCCAAGCCGGCCTTCAGGAGACGCTGATCGCCTCGCGGCCGCGGGCCGCTACGGCCGGCCGAGGCGACGACGAGCTGAGCGATCGCGCGCCCGGAGCGCGGCCGGCGGCTACGCCCGGTCCTCGTCCGCCTCGGGCCCGCCGCCCGCAGGCGCCGCGAGAAGATCGGAGACC
Coding sequences:
- a CDS encoding polymer-forming cytoskeletal protein; the protein is MRPQRLLDRYQGARTWGDDVTVVGPRLHFHGAIDSPGTVVVAGEVDGPVTSGALVRVLAGGLVRGAVTAESACIEGRVEGTVVVSEQLDIRPSARVKGRVEATRLSIGDGAKVRGPIRADRPIVHYFDQRRD